A stretch of the Nitratifractor salsuginis DSM 16511 genome encodes the following:
- a CDS encoding thiamine phosphate synthase, with protein sequence MILYAITDPSILSFETLSSDLHRIKARGASMILYRDKKTAEYEKRAERFVEAAKEAGFGKIILHNTPQLALRLGAWGVHCSSDAYGLISEGKRLGLKTVASTHSLEEIKKAEEAGADMVTLSPLFVSPGKGKPLGEKGFTRIVQEAKVPMIALGGITDKEKIRRAMSCGASGIASIRYFA encoded by the coding sequence ATGATCCTCTACGCCATTACCGACCCTTCCATCCTCTCTTTCGAGACCCTTTCCTCTGACCTTCATCGCATAAAAGCACGTGGTGCTTCGATGATCCTTTACAGAGATAAAAAAACCGCCGAGTACGAAAAACGGGCCGAAAGATTCGTTGAAGCGGCAAAAGAGGCCGGTTTCGGGAAGATCATCCTCCATAACACACCGCAACTGGCGCTTCGATTGGGTGCCTGGGGAGTCCACTGCTCTTCCGACGCATATGGGCTGATTTCCGAGGGGAAGCGACTGGGATTGAAAACGGTGGCGAGCACTCATTCCCTGGAGGAGATAAAGAAAGCGGAAGAAGCGGGAGCGGATATGGTGACCCTCAGCCCCCTTTTTGTCTCTCCCGGGAAAGGAAAGCCTCTGGGAGAAAAGGGCTTCACCCGAATAGTTCAGGAGGCGAAGGTTCCCATGATTGCACTGGGAGGAATCACCGATAAAGAGAAGATCCGTCGTGCCATGAGCTGTGGTGCATCGGGAATCGCTTCGATTCGTTATTTTGCGTAA
- a CDS encoding DUF167 domain-containing protein, whose translation MFYEIRGELASLKIKAQPGASRSEFAGLYGDEAIKVRIAAAAVEGAANKELVKFLSKAFKVPKSSIRFKSGETAKIKVVEFPYSEKFKEFLEKLEDRN comes from the coding sequence ATGTTTTATGAGATCAGAGGAGAGCTTGCCTCCCTCAAAATCAAAGCCCAGCCCGGCGCCAGCCGCAGCGAATTCGCCGGGCTTTACGGTGATGAAGCGATCAAAGTGCGTATCGCCGCGGCGGCGGTGGAAGGAGCGGCCAACAAGGAGTTGGTCAAGTTCCTTTCCAAAGCCTTCAAAGTGCCTAAAAGTTCCATCCGTTTCAAAAGCGGGGAGACGGCGAAGATCAAGGTGGTGGAATTTCCTTATTCTGAGAAATTCAAAGAATTTCTCGAAAAATTAGAAGATAGAAATTAG
- a CDS encoding potassium channel protein — protein sequence MKLGFLKQLEERILRWAITLHRSQRYQRWRKKVTDLLENEHNPYKKTFDGFIIFLIFSSVFILIYEVKHPVPVWLDYYDIYFVSLVFLIEYILRLWISSDLTGDLVHEYEQATIVGREYKLWPALARALKKKLAYMVTPAAIVDLLAILPAYRPLRVLRIFVLFRFLKLLRYTRSINQFVEVLATKRFELLTLLGLLFFVTFTGAIAIYVLEDTHNPNINNIFDAIYWSLVTITTVGYGDIAPVSDMGRVIAMIIILFGIAMISFATSVIVSAFSEKLEELKEERIVEEVNRSDSFLIICGYGQMTKMFFRQSEAKQYRYIILDRDPARVQEALHDGYDAIVDDASRHATLSRFNIKGADVTVLCMSHDDVENIYITLNAKSIDPRIRVIARASSPKIVSKYERAGADHVLLPNQVAGTMMVTAILKPVMYRAIHAIFTGQNVALLDEVKIHSHSNLIGATLGSIDFKTYKLVLIGVHKAKEERFIFNPEDSVILEEGDVLLVMGHKANIAYFLERSCTEGKRCLS from the coding sequence ATGAAGCTTGGCTTCCTGAAACAGCTTGAAGAGCGGATTCTTCGCTGGGCGATTACCCTTCACCGATCCCAACGCTATCAGCGCTGGCGCAAAAAGGTGACGGATCTGCTGGAAAATGAACACAACCCCTATAAAAAAACTTTCGACGGTTTTATCATTTTTCTTATTTTCAGCTCCGTCTTTATTCTGATTTATGAGGTTAAGCATCCCGTCCCGGTCTGGTTGGATTATTATGATATCTATTTTGTCTCTCTGGTCTTTTTGATCGAATATATTCTGCGTCTTTGGATCTCCAGCGACCTGACCGGAGATCTGGTCCATGAATACGAACAGGCGACCATCGTGGGAAGGGAGTATAAACTCTGGCCGGCACTGGCCCGGGCCCTGAAGAAGAAACTGGCCTATATGGTCACTCCCGCGGCGATCGTGGATCTGCTGGCGATTCTGCCGGCTTACCGCCCTCTGAGGGTTTTGCGGATTTTCGTACTCTTTCGTTTCCTCAAACTTCTACGTTATACGCGAAGTATCAATCAGTTCGTCGAAGTGCTGGCCACCAAACGCTTCGAACTGCTGACTCTACTCGGATTGCTCTTTTTTGTCACCTTCACGGGGGCCATCGCCATTTATGTCCTCGAAGATACCCACAATCCCAATATCAACAACATCTTCGATGCCATCTACTGGTCCCTGGTGACCATTACCACGGTCGGTTATGGAGACATCGCTCCCGTCTCGGACATGGGACGGGTGATCGCGATGATCATCATCCTCTTCGGGATTGCGATGATCTCCTTCGCCACCTCGGTGATCGTCTCGGCTTTTTCCGAAAAACTGGAGGAGCTCAAAGAGGAGCGGATTGTCGAAGAGGTCAACCGGAGCGACTCCTTTCTTATCATCTGCGGGTATGGGCAGATGACAAAGATGTTCTTCCGGCAATCAGAGGCCAAACAGTATCGCTATATCATTCTCGACAGGGATCCCGCCAGAGTGCAGGAGGCGTTGCACGACGGGTATGATGCTATCGTCGACGATGCCAGCCGCCACGCCACCCTTTCGCGATTCAATATCAAAGGGGCCGATGTGACGGTTCTGTGTATGTCCCACGACGATGTGGAGAATATCTACATCACCCTCAATGCCAAGAGCATTGACCCCAGGATCCGTGTCATCGCCCGGGCCAGTTCCCCCAAGATCGTCAGCAAATATGAACGGGCCGGGGCGGACCATGTGCTCCTACCCAATCAGGTGGCGGGGACGATGATGGTCACCGCGATCCTCAAGCCGGTTATGTATCGGGCGATCCACGCGATTTTCACCGGTCAGAATGTCGCTTTGCTGGATGAGGTGAAGATCCATTCCCACAGCAATCTGATCGGGGCAACACTGGGAAGCATCGATTTCAAAACTTACAAGCTGGTGCTGATCGGTGTGCACAAGGCCAAAGAAGAGCGCTTCATTTTCAATCCTGAAGACTCTGTGATCCTGGAAGAGGGGGATGTCCTGCTGGTGATGGGACATAAGGCAAACATCGCCTATTTTCTTGAGAGAAGTTGCACGGAAGGAAAACGATGCTTGAGTTAG
- the ffh gene encoding signal recognition particle protein, which yields MFDTLTDSFKNAIGKIRFHDDEKALKKALAELKKALLKSDVHHKVVKELIVTVEKETKAAGIGKESFMKALQDELVRILTAKGNQGFVFASRPPTVVLMTGLQGSGKTTTTGKLAYMLKEQKKKKVLIAAADLQRLAAVEQLRQIAEQIGVDLVADENATPDEVVKRALKKAEDELYDVVLIDTAGRLAIDEELMEELARIRDLAQPDEIFYVADAMTGMDAVRTAQTFKDKIGITGVILSKFDADSKGGVALGIAHQVGVPLRFIGSGEKMPDLEPFIPERITSRLMGAGDIEGLAEKTAAVIDEKTAKRVTQKIKKGKFNFNDFLEQMEQMKKLGSMKSLIGMIPGMGNMAKQLGDLDLENSKEVKHIKAMISSMTPKERENPDLLNNSRKRRIAQGAGLSQMEVNRVIKQFKNAAKMAKKLSGKGGMKQMQDLMKQMQGGGGFPGMPR from the coding sequence ATGTTCGATACATTGACCGACAGTTTCAAAAACGCCATCGGGAAGATCCGATTTCACGATGATGAGAAGGCGCTGAAGAAAGCACTGGCGGAGCTGAAGAAAGCACTGCTCAAGTCCGATGTCCACCACAAGGTGGTCAAAGAGCTTATCGTCACCGTCGAAAAAGAGACGAAGGCCGCCGGTATCGGCAAAGAGAGCTTTATGAAGGCCTTGCAGGATGAGCTGGTGCGGATCCTGACCGCCAAGGGCAATCAAGGATTTGTTTTCGCCTCGCGGCCTCCGACGGTGGTGCTGATGACGGGTCTGCAGGGATCGGGTAAGACCACCACGACCGGCAAGCTGGCCTATATGCTCAAAGAGCAGAAGAAGAAAAAGGTCCTCATCGCCGCGGCGGACCTCCAGCGTCTGGCGGCGGTGGAGCAGCTGCGTCAGATTGCCGAGCAGATCGGGGTGGATCTGGTGGCCGACGAGAATGCTACGCCCGACGAAGTAGTCAAGCGGGCGCTTAAAAAGGCGGAAGATGAGCTTTATGACGTTGTGCTGATCGATACCGCCGGTCGCCTGGCCATCGACGAGGAGCTGATGGAGGAACTGGCGCGGATCCGGGATCTGGCTCAGCCCGACGAGATCTTCTACGTCGCCGATGCGATGACCGGGATGGATGCGGTGCGCACTGCCCAGACTTTCAAGGACAAGATCGGCATTACCGGGGTGATCCTGAGCAAATTCGATGCCGACAGCAAAGGGGGCGTCGCCCTGGGGATCGCCCATCAAGTGGGTGTGCCCCTGCGCTTCATCGGTAGCGGGGAAAAGATGCCCGATCTAGAGCCCTTCATCCCCGAGCGGATCACCTCCCGCCTGATGGGGGCCGGGGATATCGAGGGATTGGCGGAGAAGACTGCCGCCGTGATCGACGAGAAGACCGCCAAGCGGGTAACCCAGAAGATCAAAAAAGGGAAGTTCAACTTCAACGATTTCCTGGAGCAGATGGAGCAGATGAAGAAACTGGGTTCTATGAAATCCCTGATCGGGATGATCCCCGGTATGGGCAATATGGCCAAACAGTTGGGGGATTTGGATCTGGAGAATTCCAAAGAGGTCAAACACATCAAAGCGATGATCTCCTCCATGACCCCCAAGGAGCGGGAGAATCCCGATCTGCTCAACAACAGCCGCAAGCGCCGGATCGCCCAGGGGGCGGGGCTGAGCCAGATGGAAGTGAACCGGGTGATCAAACAGTTCAAAAATGCGGCGAAGATGGCCAAGAAGCTCTCGGGCAAGGGCGGGATGAAACAGATGCAGGATCTGATGAAGCAGATGCAGGGAGGGGGAGGCTTCCCCGGAATGCCCCGCTGA
- a CDS encoding glutaredoxin family protein — protein sequence MEEKKKPSKTVVLFTSPSCIWCTRAKNHFRKHKVRFKEIDITKDRKAAKDCERHSCRGVPVVLIGSQWICGFDQAKIDKLLGIAS from the coding sequence ATGGAAGAGAAGAAAAAGCCCTCCAAAACCGTTGTGCTCTTTACCTCTCCGAGCTGCATCTGGTGTACGCGGGCGAAGAATCATTTCCGCAAGCACAAGGTGCGTTTCAAAGAGATCGACATCACCAAAGACCGCAAAGCGGCCAAGGATTGTGAACGCCACAGCTGCCGCGGGGTGCCGGTGGTCCTCATCGGCAGTCAATGGATCTGCGGATTCGACCAGGCCAAAATCGACAAACTTTTAGGAATAGCATCATAA
- the waaA gene encoding lipid IV(A) 3-deoxy-D-manno-octulosonic acid transferase — MFTCCYTLLSAILWLAALPFLLLFSFKKKYRRSIPARFFLWKNPPLREGGIWFHVCSFGEARGVAPLVERFAPELRRMSATTQTGFESIASLAPEQSRYLPFEPLLWLWVKPQKALVVMEAELWYLLFTVAKRRGAPTFLINARISDRSWPGYRRFAWFYRRIFARIDRIFAQSEKDRERLEALGARNVEVTGNIKLAQRPQPTRQLPKPEGYLVCAASTHEGEEGAVLEAFRELKALRPEAKLLVVPRHPERFDKVWRMMESFAKLQAWQARRFSQGESLEADLILMDRMGELINCYAISDLVVLGGAFEPIGGHNAVEAAQFGMPIISGPHYFNQEELFAGIEGITIAPKEELAEVLRYPKLLEPTRLKVRGDALERIEKEIRNVL, encoded by the coding sequence TTGTTCACCTGCTGCTATACGCTGCTGAGCGCCATTCTCTGGCTCGCGGCACTCCCTTTTTTACTTCTTTTCTCCTTCAAAAAGAAATACCGACGATCGATCCCCGCCCGCTTTTTTCTCTGGAAAAACCCGCCTCTGCGGGAAGGGGGGATCTGGTTTCACGTCTGCAGCTTCGGTGAAGCGAGGGGCGTAGCCCCTCTGGTGGAGCGCTTCGCTCCCGAGCTGCGCCGGATGAGTGCGACGACCCAGACCGGGTTTGAGAGCATCGCCTCCCTGGCGCCGGAGCAGAGCCGTTATTTGCCCTTCGAACCGCTGCTCTGGCTCTGGGTCAAGCCCCAGAAAGCCTTGGTGGTGATGGAGGCGGAGCTCTGGTATCTCCTCTTTACCGTGGCCAAGAGGCGGGGTGCGCCTACCTTTTTGATCAATGCCCGCATCAGCGACCGCTCCTGGCCCGGCTATCGGCGTTTTGCCTGGTTCTACCGCCGTATCTTCGCCCGCATCGACCGCATCTTCGCTCAGAGTGAAAAGGACAGGGAACGTCTGGAAGCTCTGGGGGCACGCAATGTGGAGGTGACCGGCAACATCAAACTGGCCCAGAGGCCGCAGCCGACAAGGCAGCTTCCCAAGCCCGAAGGCTACCTGGTCTGCGCCGCCAGTACCCACGAAGGGGAGGAGGGGGCGGTTCTGGAAGCTTTCAGGGAGCTCAAAGCCCTGCGCCCCGAGGCGAAATTGCTCGTCGTTCCCCGTCATCCGGAGCGTTTCGACAAGGTATGGCGGATGATGGAATCCTTCGCTAAGCTCCAGGCGTGGCAGGCGCGACGCTTCAGCCAGGGAGAATCCCTGGAGGCCGATCTGATCCTGATGGATCGGATGGGGGAGCTGATCAACTGTTACGCCATCAGCGATCTGGTGGTCCTGGGCGGGGCCTTCGAACCCATCGGAGGGCACAACGCCGTCGAAGCGGCCCAATTCGGTATGCCGATCATCAGCGGGCCCCACTATTTCAATCAGGAAGAGCTATTCGCCGGGATCGAAGGGATCACGATCGCTCCCAAAGAAGAGCTGGCTGAAGTTCTGCGCTACCCCAAACTCCTGGAGCCGACCCGCCTCAAAGTCCGAGGGGATGCTCTGGAGCGTATCGAAAAGGAGATCCGAAATGTTTTATGA
- a CDS encoding RluA family pseudouridine synthase, which translates to MEKAYKLLAAQEGISNKKAKELIDRGLVYVGDQKVRIARAEMPEETKFRIEEPADVKIIYQDEQVVAVNKPAFIDSYEIEEAIEGAQLLHRLDRDTSGVLLLARDEAFAKKAIEAFRQRKVHKEYVAWVEGVVVEPFEIDLPIHTIKKGKAFSKIDKKLGKPALTKVWPDEVQGKKSKVRIEIETGRTHQIRVHLAHVGHPIVGDEQYGSPTRAKRPLLHAKKITLLGRSYEAPEPKDIQRYK; encoded by the coding sequence ATGGAAAAAGCGTATAAACTTTTGGCGGCTCAGGAGGGGATCTCCAACAAAAAAGCCAAGGAACTCATCGATCGGGGCCTGGTCTATGTGGGGGATCAAAAGGTCCGTATCGCCCGGGCGGAGATGCCCGAAGAGACGAAGTTCCGTATCGAGGAGCCGGCGGATGTGAAGATCATCTATCAGGATGAGCAGGTGGTGGCGGTCAACAAACCGGCCTTTATCGACAGTTACGAAATCGAAGAGGCGATCGAGGGGGCGCAGCTGCTTCATCGTCTCGACCGGGATACCAGCGGGGTCTTGCTGCTTGCCAGGGATGAAGCCTTCGCCAAAAAGGCGATCGAGGCCTTTCGTCAGCGGAAAGTGCACAAAGAGTATGTCGCCTGGGTTGAGGGGGTCGTCGTGGAGCCCTTCGAGATCGATCTGCCCATCCACACGATCAAAAAAGGCAAGGCCTTCTCCAAGATCGATAAAAAACTGGGTAAACCGGCTCTGACGAAGGTCTGGCCCGATGAGGTCCAGGGCAAAAAGTCCAAAGTCCGCATCGAGATCGAGACGGGCCGGACCCATCAGATCCGGGTTCACCTGGCTCACGTCGGCCATCCCATCGTAGGCGACGAACAATACGGCAGCCCCACCCGGGCCAAACGCCCGCTGCTGCACGCCAAGAAGATCACTCTACTGGGACGAAGCTACGAAGCGCCGGAACCGAAGGACATTCAACGCTATAAATAG
- a CDS encoding Nif3-like dinuclear metal center hexameric protein, translated as MKIRDILDYLNELSPLELQEKWDNSGLIVGHPERSVEEVVVSLDLDDAMIDSAPERALFVVHHPLIFGKLTDLDFRRYPADLIEKLIRKGQSLIAMHTNFDQTHLNRYVFTEVLGLEPEREEPFLCEARVDWSLEELQGRLREAFGLKVLRMVAPRERIGSVALCTGSGASLMDRVEAECFLTGDIKYHDAMKAMSQGLMMVDIGHWESERFFAELMAVQLKTLPISVIISPSKNPFTLA; from the coding sequence ATGAAAATTCGTGACATTCTCGACTATCTGAATGAACTGAGTCCTCTGGAACTCCAGGAGAAATGGGACAACAGCGGCCTGATCGTCGGGCATCCGGAGCGCAGCGTCGAAGAGGTCGTGGTTTCCCTGGATCTGGATGATGCAATGATCGATTCGGCCCCGGAGAGGGCGCTTTTTGTCGTACACCATCCCCTGATCTTCGGGAAATTGACGGATCTCGATTTTCGCCGTTATCCCGCCGATCTGATCGAGAAGCTTATCCGCAAAGGGCAGTCGCTCATCGCGATGCATACCAATTTCGACCAGACCCATCTCAACCGCTATGTATTTACCGAGGTTCTGGGCCTGGAGCCAGAGCGGGAAGAGCCCTTTTTGTGTGAAGCGCGGGTGGATTGGAGCCTGGAGGAGCTGCAGGGGCGCTTGCGGGAAGCCTTCGGCCTGAAGGTGCTGCGGATGGTCGCCCCCAGAGAGCGAATCGGCTCGGTGGCCCTCTGTACCGGGTCCGGAGCTTCGCTGATGGACCGGGTGGAGGCCGAATGTTTCCTGACCGGCGATATCAAATACCACGATGCGATGAAAGCGATGAGCCAGGGGCTGATGATGGTGGATATCGGCCATTGGGAGAGCGAACGTTTTTTCGCCGAACTTATGGCGGTACAATTGAAAACTCTGCCGATTTCGGTTATAATCTCGCCATCGAAAAATCCGTTCACCCTCGCGTGA
- the gatB gene encoding Asp-tRNA(Asn)/Glu-tRNA(Gln) amidotransferase subunit GatB, with protein sequence MFETVIGLEVHVQLNTRSKIFCSCPTSFAEHQNKNTCPVCLGLPGALPVLNKEAVKKAMSFGFAVNATVNRRSIFNRKSYFYPDSPKAYQISQFDVPIVQDGELFIEDKKGERKRIGITRAHLEADAGKSLHEGSISKVDLNRADTPLLEIVSEPDLRSSDEAVAYLRKLHAIVRYLDISDANMQEGSFRCDVNVSIRPKGREEFGTRVEIKNLNSFRFIKQAIEYEVERQIEAWEDGVYDEEVWQETRLFDTEAGETRSMRGKEDSADYRYFPDPDLRPVIVTDEMMEEAKKIPELPDEKVARYAQELGIKREDALVITAVKEMAAYFEAMIAAGAPARAAVTWLTSELQGRLNKAGLEIQNSPVSAETLGQVIARIEDGTISGKGAKELLDYMMENEERNVDGLIEKLGLKQLSDDSAILEMIDQVLAANSDKVEEYRAGKEKLLGFFVGQVMKASKGTANPGKVNQLLKERLSS encoded by the coding sequence ATGTTTGAAACCGTTATAGGCCTGGAAGTTCATGTCCAGCTCAATACCCGATCCAAGATCTTTTGCTCTTGTCCCACCAGCTTCGCGGAGCATCAGAACAAAAACACTTGCCCGGTTTGCCTGGGCTTGCCCGGTGCACTGCCGGTGCTCAACAAAGAAGCGGTGAAGAAGGCGATGAGCTTTGGTTTTGCCGTCAACGCCACCGTCAATCGCCGCTCCATCTTCAACCGCAAGAGCTACTTCTATCCCGACAGCCCCAAAGCGTATCAGATCAGTCAATTCGATGTTCCCATCGTACAGGATGGAGAGCTCTTTATCGAAGATAAAAAGGGGGAGCGTAAGCGGATCGGCATTACCCGGGCCCACCTGGAAGCCGATGCCGGCAAGAGCCTCCACGAAGGGTCGATCTCCAAGGTCGACCTGAACCGGGCTGATACTCCGCTGCTGGAGATCGTCAGTGAACCCGACCTACGCTCCAGTGACGAAGCGGTCGCCTATCTACGCAAGCTCCATGCCATCGTCCGCTATCTCGATATCAGCGATGCCAATATGCAGGAGGGTTCTTTCCGCTGCGATGTCAATGTCTCGATCCGTCCCAAGGGGCGTGAAGAGTTCGGGACCCGAGTGGAGATCAAGAACCTCAACTCTTTCCGTTTCATCAAGCAAGCCATCGAATATGAGGTGGAGCGCCAGATCGAAGCCTGGGAAGATGGAGTCTATGACGAAGAAGTATGGCAGGAGACCCGGCTCTTCGATACCGAGGCGGGAGAGACCCGCTCCATGCGGGGCAAAGAGGACAGCGCCGACTACCGCTACTTCCCCGATCCCGATCTGCGTCCGGTCATCGTCACCGATGAGATGATGGAAGAGGCGAAGAAGATCCCCGAGCTACCCGATGAGAAAGTGGCCCGTTATGCCCAGGAGCTGGGGATCAAGCGGGAGGATGCTCTGGTCATTACCGCCGTCAAAGAGATGGCGGCCTATTTCGAGGCGATGATCGCGGCAGGGGCTCCTGCCAGAGCGGCGGTGACGTGGCTGACCAGTGAATTGCAGGGACGGCTCAACAAGGCAGGCCTCGAGATCCAGAATTCTCCGGTGAGCGCCGAGACGCTGGGGCAGGTCATCGCCCGGATCGAGGATGGGACCATCTCCGGCAAAGGGGCCAAAGAACTCCTGGATTATATGATGGAGAATGAAGAGCGGAATGTGGATGGACTCATCGAGAAGCTGGGCCTCAAACAGCTCAGTGACGACAGTGCCATTCTGGAGATGATCGATCAGGTGCTCGCCGCCAACAGTGACAAAGTCGAAGAGTACAGAGCCGGTAAGGAGAAGCTTCTGGGCTTCTTTGTCGGGCAAGTGATGAAAGCTTCCAAAGGTACCGCCAACCCGGGTAAAGTCAATCAACTGCTAAAAGAACGTCTCAGCTCATGA
- a CDS encoding zinc ribbon domain-containing protein, translated as MNQHLKELIELSRIDNELDRFAPQIEAAQKKVAKEEKKVEAVQNEIDTLRQQIQESRDKIASYEEQISALSQQLQDIQKKGKDISTEKEMKALQIEEEIAKEKLTFANEEIERLNKVIETKSALLEEKEAELAQLSEELESVKADVDQELQAIEKEKEGLYKAREEIIRKMDQKILSFYEKIRKWAGNSAVVPVRKQACYGCYLKISDKTYSDVIRGEEIVTCPHCGRILYLEEVEAAPEA; from the coding sequence TTGAACCAACATCTCAAAGAGCTGATCGAACTCTCCCGTATCGACAACGAGCTTGATCGTTTTGCCCCTCAGATCGAAGCGGCACAGAAAAAAGTCGCCAAAGAGGAGAAAAAGGTCGAAGCGGTCCAAAACGAGATCGACACCCTCCGCCAGCAGATCCAGGAGAGCCGGGACAAGATCGCCAGCTATGAAGAGCAGATCAGCGCCCTGAGCCAGCAACTCCAGGATATTCAGAAAAAGGGAAAGGATATCTCCACCGAAAAGGAGATGAAAGCCCTTCAGATCGAAGAGGAGATTGCCAAGGAGAAGCTCACCTTCGCCAACGAGGAGATCGAGCGCCTCAATAAGGTGATCGAGACCAAAAGCGCCCTGCTCGAAGAGAAAGAGGCGGAACTGGCCCAGCTGAGTGAAGAGCTCGAATCGGTCAAAGCCGACGTCGATCAGGAGCTTCAAGCGATCGAGAAGGAGAAGGAAGGGCTCTACAAAGCCCGTGAAGAGATCATCCGCAAGATGGATCAGAAGATCCTCTCCTTCTATGAGAAGATCCGCAAATGGGCCGGTAACAGCGCCGTGGTTCCCGTGCGCAAGCAGGCGTGCTATGGCTGCTACCTCAAGATCAGCGACAAGACCTACTCCGACGTGATCCGCGGCGAAGAGATCGTCACCTGCCCCCACTGCGGACGGATTCTCTACCTGGAAGAGGTGGAGGCGGCCCCCGAGGCCTGA
- a CDS encoding F0F1 ATP synthase subunit A yields MEGVFTFIGAILGEGSGQVVGHLLLVAIIIMWLAFKAVSNLKAVPDGTQNVMEAYLGGVIAMGKDVIGEELSRKYLPLVATIGLFVLVCNLIGIIPGFESPTNNINVTLPLALVVFIYYNYEGIKKQGVVHYFAHFAGPVKALSPLMFPIEVVSHISRIVSLSFRLFGNIKGDDLFLWVLLMLVPWIVPLPGFLLLTFSALLQTFVFMILTYVYLAGAVALEEEHPEKAPEPVVDTLGAV; encoded by the coding sequence ATGGAAGGTGTATTTACCTTTATCGGTGCGATCTTGGGCGAAGGAAGCGGACAGGTGGTCGGACACCTGCTCCTGGTTGCGATCATCATTATGTGGCTGGCGTTCAAAGCGGTCAGCAATCTTAAAGCCGTTCCCGACGGGACCCAGAATGTCATGGAAGCCTATCTGGGCGGTGTCATCGCGATGGGCAAGGATGTCATCGGAGAAGAACTGTCTCGGAAATATCTCCCCCTTGTCGCTACCATCGGCCTGTTCGTTCTGGTTTGTAACCTGATCGGAATCATTCCCGGTTTCGAGTCTCCCACCAACAACATCAACGTCACCTTGCCTCTGGCGCTGGTTGTTTTCATCTATTACAACTACGAGGGGATCAAAAAGCAGGGTGTCGTTCACTATTTCGCCCACTTTGCAGGACCGGTCAAGGCTCTCTCGCCTCTGATGTTCCCTATCGAAGTCGTCTCCCATATCTCCCGGATCGTTTCGCTCTCCTTCCGTCTTTTCGGTAACATCAAAGGAGATGATCTTTTCCTCTGGGTCCTGTTGATGCTGGTCCCTTGGATCGTGCCTCTGCCCGGCTTTCTTCTGCTGACCTTCTCGGCTCTGTTGCAGACTTTCGTCTTCATGATCCTGACCTACGTCTACCTGGCCGGTGCCGTAGCCTTGGAGGAGGAGCATCCCGAAAAAGCTCCCGAGCCGGTTGTCGATACCTTGGGTGCCGTTTAA
- the glyQ gene encoding glycine--tRNA ligase subunit alpha, which translates to MNPNAITFSDLLLKLQQYWAAQGCTIVQPYDLPAGAGTFHPATLLRSLDSTPWATAYVAPSRRPTDGRYGENPNRLGAYYQFQVLIKPSPDNIQDLYLKSLEYLGLRLQDHDIRFVEDNWESPTLGAWGLGWEVWLDGMEVTQFTYFQQVGGLPCDPVAVEITYGTERLAMYLQGVESVFDIVWNRKGDEVVTYADVHKESEYEFSKYHFEVADTEMLFRHFDDASNECRRCLEAGLPLPAYDQCMIASHTFNVLDARKAISQAQRQNYILKIRDLAKGCAELYKAQEPERLKRVKS; encoded by the coding sequence ATGAACCCCAACGCCATCACCTTCTCCGACCTTCTCCTCAAGCTCCAGCAATATTGGGCGGCCCAGGGCTGCACCATTGTCCAACCCTATGACCTGCCCGCCGGGGCGGGGACCTTTCATCCCGCCACGCTGCTGCGCTCGCTTGACTCGACTCCCTGGGCTACCGCCTATGTAGCCCCCAGCCGCCGTCCCACCGACGGGCGCTACGGGGAGAACCCCAACCGTCTGGGCGCCTATTACCAGTTCCAGGTGCTCATCAAGCCCTCGCCTGATAATATCCAGGATCTTTACCTCAAATCCCTGGAGTATCTGGGGCTCAGGCTCCAGGATCACGACATCCGCTTTGTCGAAGACAACTGGGAATCCCCGACGCTGGGGGCCTGGGGCTTGGGCTGGGAAGTCTGGCTCGATGGAATGGAAGTGACCCAGTTTACCTACTTCCAGCAAGTCGGCGGTCTGCCCTGCGATCCGGTGGCCGTGGAGATCACCTACGGTACCGAGCGCCTGGCGATGTATCTGCAGGGGGTCGAGTCGGTCTTCGATATCGTCTGGAACCGCAAAGGCGACGAAGTGGTCACCTATGCCGACGTCCACAAAGAGAGCGAATATGAATTCTCCAAATACCATTTCGAAGTGGCCGATACCGAGATGCTCTTCCGTCACTTCGACGATGCCAGCAACGAGTGCCGCCGCTGCCTGGAGGCGGGGCTGCCCCTGCCGGCTTACGACCAGTGTATGATCGCTTCGCATACCTTCAACGTCCTCGATGCCCGTAAAGCGATCAGCCAGGCCCAGCGCCAAAATTACATCCTCAAGATCCGGGACCTGGCCAAGGGGTGTGCCGAGCTCTATAAAGCCCAGGAACCGGAACGTTTGAAGAGAGTTAAGAGCTGA